The region AAATTCTATGGGGGAGAAAGTGCTTGAAAAGTTCTTATCAAATTAGTACATTGATGAACCAAATAATTCACTCAATATTATGTCATACACTGTACTGCTCTTGAAAAGTTgacaattatttgcaaaatttgaTAACTCTGAATTGAATACAAGGACTGAATTTTCAAACTTCCACCAATAAGTAAGAgatggaatgtttttgtctccCATTTCAGAATGCAAGTTTGCAGAGGTTAGAAGAGGACAATGAGATAGCAGCCAAACGACTTGGTGAAGTCGTTGAGAGGGGAGAGCTTCTGCTCCATCGCATTCAAGAAGCCCTCGCTGAGATCGCTGATGCCCAACTCAAGACCAAGAGTTCCTCTTCATTGGCTGCCTCATTGGctgcatcatcatcaatgaATTCTTCTTTGGGTGCCCTAGCATCATCAACTCAGTCTTCAGGGTCAAACTCATCCCTGAATGTGGGCGGGACCTCAGCAATGAATGGGACAAATACTTGACATTTCTCTATTATTGTAAAGCAAGTATTGATACTGTTATCACACAATGAACTGATAATCTATTTGTACAGTCTATATATACTCTGCAATTAAAGATGTGGCTTCTGCTTGTGCTTGTAACTGCAATTGAATGCCAAGACAAGATAGTTGTTCTCATCTCACCATTGGGGAGGAGTTACACCCTACCGTAGTGTCTGGACCTTGGAATTTAGGATCTTTGTTTGATATGAAGGATTCACAGCTAAAGATATCTGACTGCTTTCTtgcccaaattaaaaaaaaaatactttgaaaatcAGAGATGATTTTAATCTCAACCTATGATTTCAAGCATAAGAAAATAAGCATAAATACAGGCATAATGTCCGAGTATTAATTTGATCAGATCTATTATGCTTGGGTGTCTAACCCTaataaaaggggggggggctgattcagcccccttgacatttttcgtgataaatcttGATAAATAAATCtcgataatttatttttttttattgcgcCGCTCGCTTACTTTTGACTTTAAAGTTTCGCAccacttttgagaccaaaattacAACCCCCGGGTACATGGTtccgaaataatgcaaaattttgtaagtgcatgcagacccaaaattgctcgaAAGCGttaatttgtgtacaaatccgaTTTTCATTGCGATCATGTGATCGACAGTTTTGAAATAGCCGTCTTTTTTTGGTTAAACAACATCTTGAAGCAGGTTTTTATATCCTTTGTGAATTCAAGCCTTTGAGTATTCATAGCCAAGTGAGAGTTTGGCTCTTTGGCTGTTTTAGATTTGAAGCAAaaattttcatggaaaatatGGTTTAGTTAGCTTTTGAGCCCTGTTACTATTGTATTGACTTTATGTGTCAAAGTTATAAAGTAAATCATTATTACTGAGCATGATTATCTCCAAAACACATTAGCCTTGTATAAAAAGATAGTCAAGCATCATCTTAAGAAATTTGACATAATGAGCTGTTTATCCAGTGTTAAAAGAGTTGTCCATCATTCAGAGTGGAATTTAGTAACCTAACCAGTTGCGGACTAGCAGTTATGTAATGCTATGTATATTTCATCCCATCACCTCGTGTAGTAAAGCAAGCGTCTCCCTTACCCTGGCCTGACACAGTCCAAATCAGGCTGAAGAATGTCTGTGATGGGACAGAATTATTTATTGAGTCCATAAGATGCAGAGGTCTATTTAACAGTAATGTCCTGTACCAGCAGCACAGAAACATTGTTAGCCGAACAGAGCACTAATAGTAAGCTCAGTCACACCTTCATGATTGTGAAGTCAATGCATATGTGTATCCTTTGTGAAAATAACATGCCACATTACCGGTTGTAACATGACCTCTGTTATcgctaacaacgtttctgtgtgGCTGGTGCAGTTGATTTCACCATTCGTAATCTACTTCCCATGCCAATATTGTCACTCGGATTACAGATGTTGATGAAGTGCCTCCCTACTTTGTTTGTGAGCATCCCAAAAGTCAACTGAATCCTCTTTGCATGCATTCCCTAGTGCTGCATCCAGTAAATCTCTGGCAGCTCTTTGTATTGGCTTTAGAAACTATGATTTAGAATCCagcataaaaaagaaaattgatatattgCAATCATGAACAAATTACAGAATTCACACAGAAACTGCAATTTTCAACTCtgcatacatgtaactgtttatGTGTCAATGCCatttttgtacatttgtatacagaaaaataaataatgcttGAGAGGATTTCAAAGCAAAACACTAATATCTCTATTATTCTGTTATTGTGGCAAAGTCAAGTGAGATGAAAAGGTTAGGTTTGTCCATCTTTTAATCCTGTGATATTCAAGTATTATCTGACATTCAAGTCTAACAAAACTGCAGTCATCATCAAATTAGTTTTAATCTATCGATACTGTGCAATAAGCTAAAAAGAATATATCTTTAAATCTTGCAGCCCATTCCATAATTGAGAGATGACCATATAtccaaaaggaaagaaaaagtttCTTATGTTAGTTCCAAACCAAataaattttcttgtaaaatcacatccaattaacatatttaaatttcatattataGGAACCATGGCAGCAAACATTTACTTGACATAGCAATCAAGTAGAATAGCAACCTTTAGGCTTTAAATAACCTTATCACTCCTATGCCTGTCATACAAATAAGGCTTTTTATTGTCTGAGGAAAAACTAGAGTcggtcaatattttctttttttagaaatatGTATGCTCTTCTTTGTAACTGCAGTGGGGATTCCTTGCATTCAACATAGAATACGATAGTTGAACAAGACTGAAAAGAAAGTCTTGATTCAACACAGTGCAAGCTTTTCACTTAACAGCTTTGTCAGAGCATTATCAGGATTAAGATGTGTTGAGATCTGGGTTATAGAAACAACACTACTTCCTGAATACAGAATATAACACCCTCCAACACCGACATAATATAAATTGATTACAAATGTATTCAAATCAGTGAAACCCATGCCCCATTTGTCGCCTCCAATATCTAAAATATGATGAGACAACAAAAATAGCAGCAAACTCTTCTTCAATTATGaataaagattattttattttttattcaataaaataatgccacATCAGTACATTCATAATATTCATTTGATATTAATCATTCATGTCATAGAAAGATCGTATAAATGTATATGATTCTACCAAacacaatgttaaaaaaaaccaaCCACTGAGATCAATGTATATGAAATCGGACAAAAATTAGGAAAAATATGGAATTCATATTGTGGAATAATATTACCTTGTATAAAATTGCAATATATAAATCAAACACATTACTCTTGAAAGATTttagaattcaattcaattgataATGAATATCTATAAAACATGGCATTTTATACATACTTTTTGAATGCATTATGTATGCagatatatatattacacattttataaactaagcatagtatgcatttttttcatttcatgttaaTTAATGTAGGTGAAAGTAATATACGTACAATATGGCAATTCATTGTTGTATCATTTCTAACTCTACTGTGATGCCTAAATTTTAGTCTTATGACTGTGTATCAATAATAGTATAACAAAGTTTCATCATGGTCAGCCTCCAACAAACTTTCTCttaaaaggggaagttcatcctaGAGATAAAAGGAGAGAAAGTTTGTAAGTCAGTCAAAAATATAAGCATtataaattttcagtttttatttttgtgatgTCGGAGATGAGCAGCTGTACtgtaataaaaattaaattacttaatgtaatttttcttcattgaatAAAGCATAAAATAATGTGTCTGAAGATACAGAATTTCTATTgaatgacctacatgtatgttggtgcAGCTTACAGGTGTCATcacaacattattttttttattctttggcTGTTTTTACCAAACCTTCAGTTATATAATTCTCTCCTTTTATCAAGATGAACTTggtgtcagggtgaacttcctcaTTAACATTTCAGTACAGTACAGTCACATTGAAAGTAATTTATCTCAAAACCCTTTTGTCTATTGCAAAAGAACTTCACAAGTATAACTAATTTTTCCAAGATATTCTACATGACATCTGCAATATTGAATCATTGTTAAGAAGACATGTATAATCAGCAAAATATCTCTTTAATATGAATCTACCATACATTCTCAATTCCTACCCAGAAACTTAAATTTACTCTAAAGTCAAGTTTAAATATGGGAATGTTGCCTGTAAACAAAATACTAAAGAAAAAGATCATTGAATCTCATTACTTATCCATAATACAGGAGGTTGTTTGTGAAGTTACCACTTACAAACTAACTGAAATATTTAATACAAGCCAAATGAGTCAGATTTTACTGTCATTTTCATAAAGTACTTCTATACCTCATATAAAGTGTCTAATAGTGTtgtttgcttctttttttttaagttctttgctttttaaaaaataggGATGTTATTGCCATCCAAAATGTttcagttaaaaaaattataattagcTGTTATTTATTAGGCCGGAGCAGTTTACTCAATGATGAGTCTTAGGGTGTGTACattgttgattttcaaattgaaacaGCAACACGAATCATTCAAAACACATTTACAAAACATTGATACAATGAGAAACCAAGGGTGTATTCAATGTCCCCATTCCGTGTCGCAAATGTAATTTGTAAATGTCTTTTAGATCACCATTCCGATGAAATTTGATCACCAAAAAGGAACGTTTGGAGACACGATCAGCTCAGATTTTACGACCTTTGGCATTGTGAATGCAACAAAATGCGAAACTGAACACAATTGAGTATTAAACATATTTAAACTTGTTCTCCTAGTGGAAGCCTACTCAAGCATGCACCAGAATTAACCTTTcttgtgatgggtcaaactgCACAGTAAGCTGTGCTAACCAGTGTGGGAATTTTACAAATGATGAACGTATAATCAGTTTTATATTTTCACAATGAACAGAGCACCGTTCATCATGTTTGGggtttttctatattttgtaattGTGTTTTGAATCGTGATTCATGTTAAAATTAGAAAATCAACATTGCACACACCCTTTACATTGAGCTGATGCAATTCAAATTTAGCTGATATAAAGTCCACTAATATACATCACACACTgggaaaaatatattgatataggcattatattcatatttatacattttttaaaggaaaaatgcACTAAAATTGAAAGGTCACACTCAGATCCtgcagcattttttttcaagtctataGTTTCCAAGATTCAAAGATTAGAGTATGTTTAATAGTATGGATGACAGTGACATACTTCACAGCATGTGTTGCAACTTGCAACCACTTTCATAAAATACATGTCTAGCAGAAATGTATGCTTATTATACAAAATAGATGCTATACcaacaaatatgattttaacCAAGATCCTAAATCAGAACTGGTCAATGTAATCAATTCACTCTTAATCGTTACGTATCCGTCCCAAAACTTAGAGACACTATAAATCATAATCtacaaaaatacattaaatgattttttcaagaaatcaatgcattATAGACATTTGTATTGGCTCATCTTGGGGAAAGTGTGACTAAATAGTCGTTCACTTGTTATCTATTTCATTAGATCAACCAGGAGAGAGAGGGTCAATACATAAAATAGTTTAGAACAATAAAAGTTGAGATTCAAATAGCCtcttaatatattattttccaatCAAAATACAGGTAATTCCAGAGAAAAGCAAATCAGTTTTTTAGCTTTGTAGTTAATTCAAATAttaacctatttttggcaagcTTTATGATTTTCTAAACAATCTACCAAGCACCGGCAAAAAAAGCTTAGAAAAATAAACACTATTGTAATTTCAAGGGTATTAGAAATATTCATCCCGCACATTACCCTCCTTAAGACAGTTATTTTTGTGGATGATGTGCTGTCTACATGATGTCCTCACAATGCCTATGATGCAATGTCCAATAGTCCTCTAAGAGATAGAGATGTACCATATTAGATATCACAATCAAAGATCTCGATATTGGAAGCAAAGCTCCAAATATCTTAGAATCCATATTCCATTCAGTCATTATGGacagctttattaaacaccACATTAAACGTAGTAACAAAGTGGCAAAAGTTGTTCAGCTATGGATGGATAAACCAATAATAAATTCAAACCATGGTTTAACCACGTCAACTTAATAGTGAGTTGTGAAAATAGCTTTTGAGAACTCTGCGTAGCCCCACCAACCTGCAATGCCCTTTGGACAAAAACATagatttcttgttttcttcaaatAGACATACAGACCTGTACAACATATAGATTGCAATGTACATATAAAATTCCCTTGTTTTAATTTATGACATTGCATTTACGACAAACAGATTGGTACAAATTGGTACAAGCAAGattgatacaaaaaaatatggttGTGCTTAGAGTGTTTCACACACTGACTTTTCAAGGCAATCACAATATATTCAAACAAATCTTGACCATTTATATTTACCAAAATAAGGGTACACAAAGGAAGATCTAGGAATACTTTCTAAGAAATACTTtgggaaaaaaagacaaaaataccTAGAGGCCATATATACAACATTGATGttcattgtatttatttgtttgcatATTAAGGTTTCTAACAGATCAAGACTCTCCAATCATCATACCATGTCTATTAGAAGTTAACAGTTCCTAACAGGTTTACTCTGTCCACTATCAAAAGTGTGCTTGTTGAAATGGTCATCTAGACATCCACTTGGAGTATTTTTCCTCACTAAACACGTGTTCGTATATATGACATAGTAGGTAACAACAATTGCCTACACTCCCACAACAGTGACAGAGTGACTGAAGTCTCCTAGAAtctataaaatatcaattcatagatacatgtaatgcaataaaaattattggcaatatacaaaaaat is a window of Lytechinus variegatus isolate NC3 chromosome 2, Lvar_3.0, whole genome shotgun sequence DNA encoding:
- the LOC121409003 gene encoding mediator of RNA polymerase II transcription subunit 21-like: MADRVTQLQDAVNQLAEHMCNSIGVLQQSAQPSKFPGCEKQASQEQQPNHEDYTQLFAQLIARTAKDIDVLIDSLPSEESTVELQNASLQRLEEDNEIAAKRLGEVVERGELLLHRIQEALAEIADAQLKTKSSSSLAASLAASSSMNSSLGALASSTQSSGSNSSLNVGGTSAMNGTNT